Proteins encoded within one genomic window of Pseudomonas cannabina:
- a CDS encoding RNA polymerase factor sigma-70: MTEHVFTGKCDSPLLQAFVDNYLLLVKIAARIVGCRSRAEDIVQDAFFRLRSAPQATLTFKAQLSYLFQIVRNLAIDHYRKQALEQKYTGPEAEGLNVVIQGASPETSHINFSSLEKIADALSELPPRTRYALEMYRLHGVPQKDIAKELGVSPTLVNFMIRDALIHCRKVNGTGAEA, from the coding sequence ATGACGGAACACGTATTCACAGGCAAGTGCGACTCACCCTTACTCCAGGCATTCGTCGACAACTACTTGCTGCTGGTCAAGATCGCGGCGCGCATTGTTGGCTGTCGGTCGCGTGCCGAGGACATCGTGCAGGATGCGTTCTTCAGATTGCGTTCAGCGCCGCAGGCCACACTGACCTTCAAGGCGCAGCTCAGCTATCTGTTTCAGATCGTGCGCAACCTGGCCATCGATCATTACCGCAAGCAGGCACTGGAACAGAAATACACCGGCCCCGAGGCCGAGGGGCTGAATGTGGTGATTCAGGGTGCATCGCCAGAAACTTCGCACATCAACTTCTCCAGCCTGGAGAAAATTGCCGATGCCCTGAGTGAACTGCCACCGCGCACCCGTTATGCGCTCGAGATGTATCGCCTGCATGGCGTGCCACAGAAGGACATCGCCAAGGAACTAGGCGTGTCGCCGACGCTGGTCAACTTCATGATCCGCGACGCGTTGATTCATTGCCGCAAGGTCAATGGCACTGGAGCTGAAGCCTGA
- a CDS encoding SgcJ/EcaC family oxidoreductase, with amino-acid sequence MKTKLTALALMLAVTAPMVQAAAEPSGYTYRMVAETPNNVNDKEIAGLFDRWNKALQTGNSQTVASLYTPDAVLQPTVSNKVRATPAEIKDYFDHFLALKPIGEINYREIRRLGPDAAADNGVYTFTLTAPDGKKTKVQARYSFLYHRIGNEWKILNHHSSAMPEVQPEYQVSR; translated from the coding sequence ATGAAAACCAAATTGACCGCCCTGGCCCTGATGCTGGCTGTGACTGCCCCGATGGTTCAGGCTGCTGCCGAACCGTCCGGCTACACCTACCGCATGGTGGCCGAGACGCCAAACAACGTGAACGATAAAGAAATCGCCGGTCTGTTCGACCGCTGGAACAAGGCCCTGCAGACCGGCAACTCGCAGACCGTAGCGTCGTTGTACACGCCAGACGCGGTCCTGCAGCCCACGGTTTCCAACAAGGTGCGCGCCACTCCGGCAGAGATCAAGGACTACTTCGATCACTTCCTGGCCCTCAAGCCGATTGGCGAGATCAACTACCGCGAGATCCGTCGCTTGGGCCCTGACGCCGCTGCGGACAATGGCGTCTACACCTTCACCCTGACGGCGCCGGATGGCAAGAAAACCAAGGTACAGGCACGTTATTCGTTCCTCTACCACCGCATTGGCAACGAGTGGAAGATTCTCAACCACCACTCCTCGGCAATGCCGGAAGTGCAGCCTGAGTATCAGGTCAGCCGCTGA
- a CDS encoding sensor histidine kinase: MQSPPHDPASALAIRNHYRQSQSRAARLRLLVDTGQELTQLPPAAMRQRVLQRACAFVAMDHGLLLEWEADGGVQKTASHGGEERLNTLETTADPLAIGPQWLERPGTDMPCVLLLPLRGAEDGSFGTLLLANSVAISAPDNEDIESLQLLATLLAAHLENNRLLDALVARERTMSQLVRQLFTAQEDERKRVAYDLHDGLAQPLAGLHQRLQGFAGRCPELPEPLNADLQAILKLAQHCVGEGRQLISGLRPAVLDDFGLWQAVDKEADRLREAGIVVQWASRSLVRLPSHLEIALFRIAQEGINNVLKHANASCVELALELSDGNLSLRLQDNGRGFITEKRPDSSGVQKLGLVAMQERASLLGGRLTCVSRPGSGTRLRAIVPFNADKALT, translated from the coding sequence ATGCAAAGCCCACCACACGATCCGGCAAGCGCGCTGGCCATTCGTAATCATTATCGTCAGTCGCAAAGTCGTGCGGCGCGGCTTCGGCTGCTGGTCGATACCGGTCAGGAACTGACCCAGTTACCGCCCGCAGCCATGCGCCAGCGCGTGTTGCAACGCGCTTGCGCGTTCGTGGCCATGGATCATGGTCTGCTGCTCGAATGGGAAGCGGACGGCGGCGTGCAGAAAACCGCCAGCCACGGCGGTGAAGAACGCCTGAACACCCTTGAAACGACGGCCGACCCGCTGGCTATCGGCCCGCAATGGCTGGAGCGGCCCGGCACCGACATGCCTTGCGTGCTGCTGCTGCCGTTGCGCGGTGCTGAGGACGGCTCGTTCGGTACGCTGTTGCTGGCCAACAGCGTCGCCATCAGCGCGCCCGACAATGAAGACATCGAGTCGCTGCAACTGCTCGCCACCCTGCTCGCTGCGCACCTGGAAAACAATCGCCTGCTCGACGCGCTGGTGGCCCGCGAACGAACCATGTCACAGCTGGTTCGCCAACTGTTCACGGCGCAGGAAGACGAACGCAAACGCGTCGCCTACGACCTGCATGACGGCCTGGCCCAGCCCCTTGCCGGTCTGCACCAGCGCTTGCAGGGTTTTGCCGGTCGCTGCCCGGAGCTGCCTGAACCGCTGAACGCCGATCTGCAAGCCATCCTCAAACTGGCGCAGCATTGCGTTGGCGAAGGACGGCAACTGATCAGCGGCCTGCGTCCGGCCGTGCTGGATGACTTCGGGCTGTGGCAGGCCGTCGACAAAGAAGCCGATCGCCTGCGTGAAGCCGGAATCGTCGTGCAATGGGCCTCGCGCTCGCTGGTGCGCCTGCCCAGTCACCTGGAGATCGCACTGTTTCGCATCGCTCAGGAAGGCATCAACAATGTGCTCAAACACGCCAACGCCAGTTGCGTAGAATTGGCGCTGGAACTGAGTGACGGCAACCTTTCACTCAGGCTGCAAGATAACGGCCGTGGCTTCATCACCGAGAAACGGCCTGACAGCAGTGGCGTTCAGAAACTGGGCCTGGTTGCCATGCAGGAACGCGCCAGCCTGCTGGGTGGCCGCCTGACCTGCGTCAGCCGTCCCGGTAGCGGCACCCGGCTGCGCGCCATCGTCCCCTTCAATGCAGACAAGGCACTCACATGA
- a CDS encoding response regulator, translating into MTETVRLVLADDHEVTRTGFVSLLAGHPEFEVVGQAADGQQAIDLCQQLQPDIAILDIRMPVLNGLGAARILQQRMPHLKVVIFTMDDSTDHLEAAISAGAVGYLLKDASRDEVIAGLQRVARGEEALNSAVSARLLRRMTERNTSGASAPEALTPRERQVLGLVAGGFSNREIGEKLGITTGTAKAHVEKVIGKLGASDRTQAAVRGVALGLVSQSASE; encoded by the coding sequence ATGACTGAAACCGTGCGACTGGTTCTGGCCGACGACCATGAGGTCACCCGCACCGGGTTCGTCTCGCTGCTGGCGGGCCACCCGGAATTCGAAGTAGTCGGCCAGGCCGCAGACGGCCAGCAAGCCATCGACCTGTGCCAGCAACTGCAACCGGACATCGCAATTCTCGATATCCGCATGCCGGTGCTCAACGGCCTGGGCGCTGCGCGAATTCTTCAGCAACGCATGCCGCACCTCAAAGTGGTGATTTTCACCATGGACGACAGCACCGACCACCTGGAAGCCGCCATCAGTGCGGGCGCAGTCGGTTATCTGCTCAAGGACGCGAGCCGCGATGAAGTGATCGCCGGCCTGCAACGTGTGGCACGTGGCGAAGAAGCCCTCAACAGCGCGGTGAGCGCACGCCTGCTGCGGCGCATGACCGAGCGCAACACCAGCGGCGCAAGCGCACCGGAAGCCTTGACCCCGCGCGAACGCCAGGTACTCGGGCTGGTCGCGGGCGGCTTCAGCAACCGGGAAATCGGCGAGAAACTCGGCATCACCACCGGCACCGCCAAGGCGCACGTGGAAAAGGTCATCGGCAAACTGGGCGCCTCGGACCGCACTCAGGCCGCAGTGCGCGGTGTGGCATTGGGTCTGGTGAGCCAGTCGGCGAGCGAATAG